A genomic region of Raphanus sativus cultivar WK10039 chromosome 6, ASM80110v3, whole genome shotgun sequence contains the following coding sequences:
- the LOC108811061 gene encoding uncharacterized protein LOC108811061 yields the protein MDIQMRYKNRKNKRNKRERERDGMQDLQSPNIRSYKSYEGDRNLQLVDPADLKPVRGIYVVRESKRNLSPMTSDLWRKISYKDMPVKSRRPPSHSKTFKGWWNDPEIKRKRRVAKYKLYSAEGKVKKSLKKSYKWIKIQCAKIIHGI from the exons ATGGATATTCAAATGAgatataaaaacagaaaaaacaaaagaaataaaagagagagagagagagacgggaTGCAGGATCTCCAATCTCCTAACATACGATCTTACAAATCGTATGAAGGAGATAGGAACCTCCAACTAGTTGATCCTGCCGATTTAAAACCGGTTAGAGGAATCTATGTTGTCAGAGAATCAAAGCGTAACCTATCGCCAATGACATCAGATCTATGGCGTAAAATTTCATACAAAGACATGCCCGTTAAATCCAGAAGACCTCCTTCTCATTCAAAAACGTTTAAAG GATGGTGGAACGATCCTGAGATAAAGAGAAAGAGACGAGTGGCGAAATACAAGCTTTATTCAGCTGAGGGAAAGGTGAAGAAATCTTTGAAAAAGAGTTACAAATGGATTAAAATCCAATGCGCTAAGATTATTCATGGAATATAG
- the LOC108810553 gene encoding defensin-like protein 204, with product MAKTLNSICFTTLLLVVLLISTEIPKSEATCKKFLGEAPVYPCKEKACKEVCKEHYYHSCKGECEKHGYEEHCHCYGKY from the exons ATGGCAAAGACCCTAAATTCCATCTGCTTCACCACTCTTTTGCTCGTTGTCTTGTTAATTTCCACCG AAATCCCCAAGAGCGAGGCGACTTGTAAGAAGTTTTTAGGCGAAGCCCCAGTATATCCATGTAAGGAAAAAGCTTGTAAGGAAGTGTGTAAGGAACATTACTACCACTCGTGTAAAGGAGAGTGTGAGAAGCATGGCTACGAAGAGCATTGCCACTGCTACGGAAAATACTGA
- the LOC108809722 gene encoding defensin-like protein 205, with protein sequence MAKTISSICFTTLLLVVLFISAEIPKSEATCTKYLGEAILAYPCKESYCEAKCAEHYHESCRGECEDHHHDGVHLTNDHDDHCYCYGRY encoded by the exons ATGGCAAAGACCATCAGTTCCATCTGCTTCACCACTCTTTTGCTCGTTGTCTTGTTCATTTCGGCCG AAATCCCAAAGAGCGAGGCAACATGTACGAAGTATTTAGGCGAGGCCATATTGGCGTACCCATGTAAGGAAAGCTATTGTGAAGCCAAATGCGCTGAGCATTACCACGAGTCATGCAGAGGAGAGTGTGAGGATCACCACCACGACGGAGTGCATTTGACAAATGACCACGACGACCATTGTTACTGCTACGGTCGTTATTAA